In Aspergillus luchuensis IFO 4308 DNA, chromosome 1, nearly complete sequence, the following are encoded in one genomic region:
- a CDS encoding DEAD/DEAH box helicase (COG:B;~EggNog:ENOG410PG2X;~InterPro:IPR038718,IPR000330,IPR027417,IPR014001, IPR001650;~PFAM:PF00176,PF00271,PF04851;~go_function: GO:0005524 - ATP binding [Evidence IEA]), with protein sequence MEDTVPDTPVSDKKVVHSTPTKDDAAEYETVATVPVSHLQPLATQSLTPATQRYTQPTQVLDVPYSGKNNSFVQVAASSPPGPNSSPSHPTPNGGRLSSAMAPAGTSFRPPVGPAKRAPIIDLEDDGPTYRGGSSDDDDRASRSIDIKPSLFAKSSRSPEKVAESPMDRFKQITTSAVFNPSSAKRPAAQMDPAPRGTAVKKVRQDGPSRAQPVGTNVSSLQDIDDYQVRVKVERMLKVMPQKSVHACMQALLSKRGNYEAALEHLADTEKAESSEDELIASKRASPVAPAKQQIKARGTIQDKWSAMNMQRTLSAQKQQSQPSQPAEEDAKPRRRLMRGPKSRASSPSPVRSVPRAETPPKKTGRLVQGRKPASPQRSESPEAMIISDEDSDSGVEEPAGDGQVETRVLNFFNKCSVLDLADIAAITEDVAKHVISFRPFSSLDRARAVPPPAKEETKPKGGRGRKTPKPIGDKIVDKCIDMWVGYEAVDSLVAKCEALGKPVAAEMKRWGVDIFGKKEGELELVSINPRDAHSQSHDSGIGTPASQRSDEDSDGPAPGPRKGRFISQPGIMRDDLKMKDYQIVGINWLSLLFENQLSCILADDMGLGKTCQVIAFLAHLFEKGIKGPHLVVVPSSTIENWLREFSKFCPTLSVMPYYAGQAERAVIRETIEDNRDSINVIITTYTIAKGKVDAHFLRNMDFCVCVYDEGHMLKSSTSVLYEKLIRIPARFRLLLTGTPLQNNLQELASLLGFILPKVFQERKEELQYIFANKAKTVDESHSALLSAQRIERAKSMLKPFVLRRKKHQVIDLPAKISHVEYCEMNLAQREIYEHEKEEVRKLLADRAAGKKTGNKSANILMKLRQAAIHPLLYRRHYDNSTLSRMAKACLKEEQWSLSNPDIIYEELQAYNDFECHTMCVDHPNSLGRFALKNNEWMDSGKVDKLCDLLKRFKENGDRALVFSQFTLVMDILEHVLENQHIGFVRLDGRTNVEDRQSILDAFHERTEIPVFLLSTKAGGAGINLACANKVIIFDSSFNPQEDVQAENRAHRVGQTREVEVIRLVTKGTIEEQIYALGQTKLALDQAVAGEEGAESKKAEDAGMKVVEDMVLADMQHDKSDDA encoded by the coding sequence ATGGAAGACACCGTCCCCGATACGCCCGTGAGCGACAAGAAAGTCGTTCACAGTACCCCAACCAAGGATGATGCAGCAGAATATGAGACGGTTGCCACCGTGCCTGTCAGCCATCTCCAGCCACTCGCAACTCAATCCTTGACCCCTGCCACCCAGCGCTACACTCAGCCTACGCAAGTGTTGGACGTTCCCTACTCCGGAAAGAACAATTCCTTCGTTCAGGTCGCcgcatcctctcctccaggtccgaactcctccccctctcatcCTACTCCGAACGGCGGTCGTCTTTCCAGTGCCATGGCCCCGGCTGGCACCAGCTTTCGCCCTCCTGTCGGTCCGGCTAAGCGTGCGCCCATAATAGACCTCGAAGATGACGGCCCGACCTATCGCGGCGGCTCgtctgatgatgacgaccgAGCGTCGAGAAGCATAGATATCAAGCCCTCTTTGTTCGCCAAATCGTCGCGCAGCCCTGAAAAGGTCGCGGAGTCTCCGATGGATCGGTTCAAGCAGATTACCACATCCGCAGTCTTCAACCCTTCTAGTGCAAAGCGCCCGGCAGCTCAAATGGACCCCGCTCCCAGAGGCACGGCCGTGAAGAAGGTTCGACAGGATGGCCCCTCGCGTGCCCAGCCTGTGGGTACGAATGTTTCTTCGCTGCAGGACATAGATGACTATCAAGTTAGAGTTAAGGTGGAGAGGATGTTGAAGGTCATGCCGCAGAAGTctgtgcatgcatgcatgcaggcGCTTCTCTCAAAACGTGGGAACTACGAGGCTGCCCTGGAGCACTTGGCTGATACGGAGAAGGCTGAATCTTCCGAGGACGAGCTGATTGCGAGCAAGCGGGCCTCCCCTGTTGCGCCCGCGAAGCAGCAGATTAAGGCGCGCGGAACTATTCAAGACAAGTGGTCTGCCATGAACATGCAGAGGACATTGTCGGCCCAGAAGCAGCAATCGCAACCGTCACAACCAGCGGAAGAGGACGCGAAACCGCGCAGGCGCTTAATGAGAGGGCCCAAGTCTCGGGCGTCTTCCCCTAGTCCGGTTCGTTCTGTGCCTCGTGCTGAGACGCCGCCCAAGAAGACTGGCCGTCTAGTCCAAGGGCGGAAGCCTGCATCCCCTCAACGCTCCGAGTCCCCTGAGGCTATGATAATATCAGACGAGGATTCCGATTCCGGCGTGGAGGAACCAGCAGGGGATGGTCAAGTGGAGACAAGAGTCTTGAACTTTTTCAACAAATGCAGTGTCCTGGACCTTGCCGACATCGCCGCAATCACTGAAGACGTTGCGAAGCACGTCATATCCTTCCGACCATTCTCATCGCTAGACCGTGCCCGTGCTGTTCCTCCCCCGGCGAAGGAAGAGACGAAGCCCAAGGGCGGCCGTGGCCGTAAAACGCCTAAGCCGATCGGCGACAAGATTGTCGACAAGTGCATTGATATGTGGGTTGGTTACGAGGCGGTGGATTCTTTGGTTGCAAAATGTGAAGCGCTCGGCAAGCCAGTCGCGGCGGAGATGAAAAGATGGGGTGTGGACATCTtcggaaagaaagagggagaacTGGAGCTGGTATCCATCAATCCCAGAGATGCCCACTCTCAGTCTCATGATTCCGGGATAGGAACACCCGCTAGCCAGCGCTCGGATGAGGATAGTGATGGTCCCGCGCCTGGACCGCGCAAAGGCCGTTTCATCTCTCAGCCCGGGATCATGCGCGATGATTTGAAGATGAAAGATTACCAGATTGTGGGCATCAATTGGCTGTCTCTCCTGTTTGAGAACCAGTTGAGTTGCATCCTGGCCGACGACATGGGTCTTGGAAAGACCTGCCAGGTCATTGCCTTCTTGGCGCACTTGTTCGAGAAGGGAATCAAGGGTCCTCATCTCGTTGTTGTGCCCTCATCTACGATCGAAAATTGGCTCAGAGAGTTCTCGAAGTTCTGTCCCACGCTCTCCGTCATGCCTTACTACGCTGGTCAGGCAGAGCGGGCAGTCATCCGAGAAACGATTGAAGACAACCGAGATAGTATCAATGTTATCATCACCACTTACACGATCGCCAAGGGCAAGGTGGATGCCCACTTCCTCCGCAATATGGACTTCTGTGTCTGCGTCTATGATGAGGGACACATGCTGAAGAGTAGCACATCAGTGCTCTACGAGAAGCTTATCAGGATCCCTGCCCGTTTCAGACTTCTTTTGACAGGTACGCCGTTGCAGAACAACCTGCAGGAGTTGGCCTCGTTACTGGGCTTCATCCTTCCGAAAGTGTTCCAGGAACGCAAGGAGGAGCTTCAGTACATCTTTGCGAATAAAGCAAAGACCGTGGATGAATCGCATTCGGCTCTCCTTTCCGCGCAACGGATTGAACGCGCAAAGTCCATGCTGAAGCCTTTCGTCCTGCGACGTAAGAAGCACCAAGTCATTGACTTGCCTGCAAAGATCTCGCATGTTGAGTATTGCGAGATGAACCTCGCGCAACGCGAAATCTATGAGCacgagaaagaggaggtcCGTAAGCTGTTGGCTGACCGAGCCGCTGGTAAGAAGACCGGCAACAAATCTGCCAACATCCTAATGAAGCTCCGACAAGCCGCCATCCATCCTCTGCTATACAGGCGCCACTATGATAACTCCACTCTGAGCCGCATGGCCAAGGCGTGTCTCAAGGAGGAGCAATGGTCTCTATCAAACCCGGATATCATCTACGAGGAACTCCAAGCATACAACGACTTCGAGTGCCACACCATGTGTGTGGACCACCCTAACTCTCTGGGCAGGTTCGCTCTGAAGAACAACGAATGGATGGACTCCGGCAAAGTAGACAAACTTTGCGATCTTCTGAAGCGGTTCAAGGAGAACGGCGACCGTGCTTTGGTTTTCTCTCAGTTCACACTAGTCATGGATATCCTCGAACACGTCCTCGAAAACCAGCACATCGGCTTCGTCCGACTGGACGGCAGGACAAACGTCGAAGACCGCCAGTCCATCCTGGACGCGTTCCACGAGCGCACCGAAATTcccgtcttcctcctttccacCAAAGCCGGTGGCGCAGGCATTAACTTGGCCTGCGCCAACaaagtcatcatcttcgactCCAGTTTTAACCCTCAGGAGGACGTCCAGGCCGAGAATCGCGCCCACCGTGTTGGCCAAACCCGTGAAGTGGAAGTCATTCGCCTTGTAACAAAGGGAACCATTGAAGAGCAAATCTACGCTCTTGGACAGACCAAGCTTGCGCTCGACCAAGCCGTGGCCGGTGAAGAAGGCGCCGAGTCTAAGAAGGCCGAAGATGCAGGCATGAAAGTGGTCGAGGATATGGTTCTTGCGGACATGCAGCACGATAAATCCGATGACGCATAA
- the VMA21 gene encoding vacuolar ATPase assembly integral membrane protein VMA21 (COG:U;~EggNog:ENOG410PS81;~InterPro:IPR019013;~PFAM:PF09446;~TransMembrane:2 (i42-59o71-90i);~go_process: GO:0070072 - vacuolar proton-transporting V-type ATPase complex assembly [Evidence IEA]), translating to MATRRSAEKSPSPKEAVAPSGSPKPSDSDVTPAVPTNVIMKLLGFSFAMVVIPIGMYFVTVDFGASPTVGGIVAAIMANVVLVAYIYVAWKDDQAEREADAKYKEKKAQ from the exons atggcCACTCGTCGCTCTGCAGAGaaatctccttctcccaaGGAAGCTGTCGCACCTTCGGGCTCTCCAAAGCCCTCTGACTCAGATGTGACCCCTGCCGTTCCCAC AAATGTGATCATGAAACTTCTCGGATTTTCCTTCGCCATGGTCGTCATTCCTATCGGGATGTACTTTGTTACGGTGGACTTTGGAG CAAGCCCCACAGTCGGCGGTATTGTGGCCGCCATCATGGCTAACGTAGTTCTCGTCGCATACATCTATGTTGCGTGGAAGGATGATCAGGCGGAGAGGGAAGCTGACGCCAAGTATAAGGAGAAAAAGGCACAGTAA
- a CDS encoding putative cystathionine beta-synthase (beta-thionase) (COG:S;~EggNog:ENOG410PNSC;~InterPro:IPR000644), whose protein sequence is MASYMNASEALTQQQLAQNAEQPIAQSAWANKYRGATVEDLDPNPALSVSPDDLISTALMAAYERDYTHLTVTSSTKRSLVGYLSIPRLKELLKDGTVKENDPVSAAMQRFNRKKGTYQVITMETPLEELEQFFESETGPNGEKRAKQDFAVVTDVSRKFVLGVATKADLAEFVKRRPN, encoded by the exons ATGGCCTCCTATATGAATGCCAGCGAGGCGCTGACCCAGCAACAACTCGCACAAAATGCAGAGCAACCCATCGCCCAGTCCGCATGGGCAAACAAATACCGCGGG GCGACAGTAGAGGACCTGGACCCCAACCCAGCCCTATCCGTATCCCCCGACGATCTGATCTCCACTGCCCTGATGGCCGCTTACGAACGTGACTACACACACCTGACCGTTACCTCCTCGACGAAACGCTCTCTGGTCGGATACCTGAGCATCCCCCGACTAAAGGAGCTCCTCAAGGACGGCACTGTCAAGGAAAACGACCCCGTCTCTGCCGCCATGCAGCGATTCAACCGCAAGAAGGGCACATACCAGGTCATCACGATGGAGACAccgctggaggagctggagcagtTCTTCGAGAGTGAAACCGGTCCtaatggagagaagagggctAAGCAGGATTTCGCTGTAGTTACGGATGTGTCGCGCAAGTTCGTACTGGGTGTTGCGACAAAGGCGGATTTGGCTGAGTTCGTGAAGCGGAGACCGAATTAA
- a CDS encoding putative mitochondrial phosphate carrier protein (COG:C;~EggNog:ENOG410PFFI;~InterPro:IPR018108,IPR023395;~PFAM:PF00153) codes for MFPSEGDIARAFASQSPLGQSQQTQQPEAAGLKRRQPFPAWNVVEDIEKKADAIAKEASREFEVASQKAQAKTGKIEPWTPKYYAACTVGGMLACGLTHTAVTPLDLIKCRRQVDPLLYKSNAEAFRTIRGAEGLRGVFTGWGPTFFGYSAQGAFKYGGYEFFKKFYSDLVGVENAARWKTSLYLTASASAELIADVALCPFEAVKVRMQTTIPPDIRSTFTGISSVVNKEGVAGLYKGLYPLWGRQIPYTMMKFASFETIVEMIYNSLPGQKSDYNKGAQTAVAFTGGYLAGILCAVVSHPADVMVSKLNANRQAGEAFGAAMSRIYKDIGFGGLWNGLPVRIVMIGTLVSASVSVSQIMTDLVSPLDRTAVDDVCVTSDIQYAPLDRQRLTFCSYDSFKIFMGLPTTGGGPPAEKK; via the exons ATGTTTCCTTCTGAAGGGGATATCGCTCGCGCCTTCGCCTCCCAAAGCCCTCTGGGCCAGTCTCAGCAGACCCAACAGCCGGAAGCTGCGGGCTTGAAGAGACGCCAGCCGTTCCCCGCCTGGAACGTTGTCGAGGACATCGAAAAGAAGGCCGATGCTATCGCTAAGGAAGCGAGCCGAGAGTTCGAAGTTGCGAGTCAGAAAGCTCAAGCCAAGACCGGCAAGATCGAGCCATGGACTCCTAAGTACTATGCTGCTTGCACGGTTGGAGGAATGCTTGCTTGC GGTCTCACCCACACCGCTGTGACGCCTCTGGATTTGATCAAATGCCGCCGTCAGGTCGATCCTCTGCTGTACAAGAGTAATGCAGAGGCATTCCGTACAATTCGCGGTGCAGAGGGTCTCCGCGGAGTTTTCACCGGTTGGGGTCCCACTTTCTTTGGATACAGT GCCCAAGGAGCGTTCAAATATGGTGGTTATGAGTTCTTCAAGAAGTTTTACAGCGACCTTGTCGGGGTTGAGAACGCAGCACGGTGGAAGACTTCTCTGTACTTGACCGCCAGTGCGTCGGCGGAGCTTATCGCTGATGTCGCCCTGTGTCCGTTCGAGGCCGTCAAGGTGCGCATGCAGACGACTATCCCACCTGATATTCGATCAACATTTACTGGTATCTCTAGCGTGGTTAATAAAGAAGGTGTGGCCGG CCTGTACAAGGGTCTCTACCCTCTCTGGGGTCGACAGATCCCTTACACCATGATGAAGTTTGCGTCTTTCGAAACGATTGTCGAGATGATCTATAACTCCCTGCCGGGTCAAAAGTCTGACTACAACAAGGGTGCGCAGACCGCCGTTGCCTTCACCGGTGGTTACCTGGCTGGTATCCTTTGCGCCGTCGTGTCGCACCCAGCAGATGTCATGGTCAGTAAGTTGAATGCGAACCGTCAGGCCGGGGAGGCATTTGGAGCAGCGATGAGCCGGATCTACAAGGACATTGGCTTTGGAGGTCTCTGGAACGGTCTTCCCGTCCGTATCGTCATGATCGGCACCTTGGTAAGTGCATCGGTATCTGTTTCTCAGATCATGACTGACTTGGTATCTCCTCTAGACCGGACTGCAGTGGATGATGTATGTGTTACTTCAGATATCCAGTATGCCCCTCTCGATAGACAGCGGCTGACGTTTTGCAGTTACGATTCGTTCAAGATCTTCATGGGTCTTCCCACGACTGGCGGTGGCCCTCCTGCAGAGAAGAAGTAA
- a CDS encoding DUF3602 domain-containing protein (COG:S;~EggNog:ENOG410PS0S;~InterPro:IPR022024;~PFAM:PF12223), whose protein sequence is MGEHEPIVSHGRGGQGNIGADSTEYVDGGIVREGVYGDQGDGAYSAGRGGAGNIGSPHVRPTSKIPHDAEIVPELAIRQSVDGDYHTGRGGQGNVHLDEEHRKEKEEKKHKGPAHEGLADKLKHKLFGRK, encoded by the exons ATGGGCGAACACGAACCTATTGTGTCGCACGGCCGTGGAG GCCAAGGAAACATCGGCGCTGACTCCACCGA ATACGTCGACGGCGGCATAGTCCGTGAAGGAGTCTACGGTGACCAAGGCGACGGCGCCTACTCAGCCGGC AGAGGCGGCGCCGGTAACATCGGCTCCCCGCACGTGCGCCCAACATCCAAGATCCCACACGACGCGGAGATAGTCCCCGAATTGGCGATTCGGCAGTCTGTCGATGGGGATTATCATACTGGG CGCGGCGGCCAAGGTAACGTGCACCTCGACGAAGAACataggaaggaaaaggaggagaagaagcataaGGGGCCTGCGCATGAGGGGTTGGCGGATAAGTTGAAGCATAAGTTGTTTGGGAGGAAGTAG
- a CDS encoding uncharacterized protein (COG:S;~EggNog:ENOG410PQFF;~InterPro:IPR018809;~PFAM:PF10295), protein MATSQPAVPPGRQSRGFSFGAKSDRSQRSSNSSKRPQISESADEKHRRQLHSKADPMVAMSEAQPNLVALEQSTLGSLRTMQHKDQYGNIITDPDLSNPTRPRFERPLETIRSFEAAIYGTYSSRPASYVRTESTPATPGPDHSRRGSYFGAQNGHSHRGHYDQGGHYNGRGAYSRPDSYVENGNGQSDNYYPYNQGGGRPRPRHHARMNTDQSGYSQHGYHKSYDNMTAASGSGSGSNTDAYGNSTDPSSVNSSIDQFQQQQQQQQQQMAENYGFQGFGAGPNLNGQAGAGGRINFGSKPPAADPNAGGPVGGGAAVAATANRRHLRKATNDSEMSNDSKKKGWFKRRFSKN, encoded by the exons ATGGCGACCTCCCAGCCGGCCGTGCCTCCTGGCAGGCAATCTCGTGGCTTCAGTTTCGGTGCAAAGTCGGATCGGTCGCAACGGTCCAGCAATTCCAGCAAAAGGCCCCAGATATCGGAATCCGCAGACGAGAAACATCGCCGCCAACTACATTCCAAAGCCGATCCCATGGTTGCTATGAGCGAAGCGCAACCTA ATTTGGTTGCTCTCGAGCAGTCGACGCTGGGTTCGTTACGGACCATGCAGCATAAAGATCAGTATGGAAATATTATCA CTGATCCCGATCTCTCTAACCCCACGCGCCCGCGCTTTGAACGTCCGCTTGAAACCATCCGATCTTTTGAGGCGGCAATTTATGGGACATACAGCAGTAGACCTGCTTCGTATGTAAGGACAG AATCGACTCCTGCAACTCCGGGGCCAGACCATAGTCGGCGGGGAAGCTATTTTGGAG CTCAAAACGGCCATTCGCACCGGGGTCACTATGATCAGGGCGGCCATTACAATGGTCGCGGGGCCTATTCGCGACCGGACAGCTATGTCGAGAATGGTAACGGCCAGTCCGACAACTATTACCCCTACAATCAGGGCGGCGGCCGACCGCGACCACGCCACCATGCACGGATGAACACCGACCAAAGTGGATATTCACAACACGGCTATCACAAATCATATGACAACATGACCGCAGCGTCTGGCTCGGGCTCTGGCAGCAACACCGACGCTTACGGCAACTCCACCGACCCCAGCTCTGTGAATAGCTCTATCGATCAGttccaacagcagcaacaacagcagcagcagcagatggcCGAAAACTATGGGTTCCAAGGATTTGGTGCCGGGCCGAATCTGAACGGACAAGCTGGCGCTGGGGGACGGATCAACTTTGGCAGCAAACCACCAGCGGCTGACCCTAACGCCGGTGGCCCTGTTGGCGGCGGTGCCGCCGTCGCTGCCACAGCCAACCGGCGCCATCTCCGCAAGGCTACGAATGACTCTGAAATGAGCAACGACTCGAAGAAAAAGGGCTGGTTCAAGCGTCGTTTCAGCAAGAACTAG
- the RPL33B gene encoding 60S ribosomal protein eL33 (COG:J;~EggNog:ENOG410PPN6;~InterPro:IPR001780,IPR038661,IPR018266,IPR009000;~PFAM:PF01247;~go_component: GO:0005840 - ribosome [Evidence IEA];~go_function: GO:0003735 - structural constituent of ribosome [Evidence IEA];~go_process: GO:0006412 - translation [Evidence IEA]) has translation MPSEQGHRLYVKGRHVSYQRSKRTVNPNTSLIKIDGVESTEAANFYLGKKVAFVYRAKREVRGSNIRVIWGKVTRPHGNSGVVRAQFRHNLPPKTFGATVRVMLYPSNI, from the exons ATGCCTTCGGAACAAGGTCACAGAC TCTATGTCAA GGGTCGCCACGTGAGCTACCAGCGCTCCAAGCGTACCgtcaaccccaacaccag TCTGATCAAGATCGACGGTGTTGAGAGCACTGAGGCCGCAAA CTTCTACCTGGGCAAGAAGGTTGCTTTCGTCTACCGGGCCAAGCGTGAGGTCCGGGGCTCCAACATCCGGGTCATCTGGGGCAAGGTTACCCGTCCCCACG GTAACTCCGGTGTTGTCCGTGCTCAGTTCCGCCACAACCTCCCCCCCAAGACCTTCGGTGCTACCGTCCGTGTTATGCTGTACCCCTCCAACATCTAA
- the ZWF1 gene encoding glucose-6-phosphate dehydrogenase (BUSCO:EOG09261N64;~COG:G;~EggNog:ENOG410PHEK;~InterPro:IPR019796,IPR022675,IPR022674,IPR001282, IPR036291;~PFAM:PF00479,PF02781;~go_function: GO:0004345 - glucose-6-phosphate dehydrogenase activity [Evidence IEA];~go_function: GO:0016614 - oxidoreductase activity, acting on CH-OH group of donors [Evidence IEA];~go_function: GO:0050661 - NADP binding [Evidence IEA];~go_process: GO:0006006 - glucose metabolic process [Evidence IEA];~go_process: GO:0055114 - oxidation-reduction process [Evidence IEA]) — MASTIARTEERQNAGTMELKDDTVIIVLGASGDLAKKKTFPALFGLYRNKFLPKGIKIVGYARTNMDHEEYLRRVRSYIKTPTKEIEEQLDSFCQLCTYISGQYDKDDSFINLNKHLEEIEKGQKEQNRIYYMALPPSVFTTVSDQLKRNCYPKNGVARIIVEKPFGKDLQSSRDLQKALEPNWKEEEIFRIDHYLGKEMVKNILIMRFGNEFFNATWNRHHIDNVQITFKEPFGTEGRGGYFDEFGIIRDVMQNHLLQVLTLLAMERPISFSAEDIRDEKVRVLRAMDAIEPKNVIIGQYGKSLDGSKPAYKEDETVPQDSRCPTFCAMVAYIKNERWDGVPFIMKAGKALNEQKTEIRIQFRDVTSGIFKDIPRNELVIRVQPNESVYIKMNSKLPGLSMQTVVTELDLTYRRRFSDLKIPEAYESLILDALKGDHSNFVRDDELDASWRIFTPLLHYLDDNKEIIPMEYPYGSRGPAVLDDFTASFGYKFSDAAGYQWPLTSTPNRL, encoded by the exons ATGGCCAGCACAATAGCACGTACTGAGGAACGCCAGAATGCTGG CACCATGGAACTCAAAGATGACACTGTCATCATAGTATTGGGTGCCTCCGGAGATCttgcaaagaagaagacc TTCCCGGCACTTTTCGGCCTT TATCGCAACAAGTTCCTCCCCAAGGGTATCAAGATCGTCGGATATGCCCGGACAAACATGGACCATGAGGAGTACCTGAGGCGTGTGCGCTCATACATCAAGACCCCCACTAAGGAAATCGAAGAGCAGCTGGACAGCTTCTGCCAGCTCTGCACTTACATCTCCGGTCAATACGACAAGGATGACTCgttcatcaacctcaacaagCACcttgaggagattgagaagggccagaaggagcagaacaGAATCTACTACATGGCCCTCCCCCCTAGCGTTTTCACCACCGTTTCCGACCAACTCAAGCGCAACTGCTACCCCAAGAACGGCGTTGCTCGTATCATC GTAGAGAAGCCTTTCGGCAAGGACCTTCAGAGCTCGCGCGATCTCCAAAAGGCTCTGGAGCCTAactggaaggaagaggagatctTCCGTATCGACCACTACCTGGGTAAGGAGATGGTCAAGAACATCCTTATCATGCGCTTCGGAAACGAATTCTTCAACGCCACCTGGAACCGCCACCACATCGATAACGTTCAG ATCACATTCAAGGAGCCCTTCGGTACCGAGGGACGTGGTGGTTACTTCGATGAGTTCGGCATCATCCGTGATGTCATGCAGAACC ACCTTCTCCAGGTGTTGACGCTGCTCGCTATGGAGCGCCccatttccttctctgcTGAGGACATCCGTGACGAGAAG GTTCGTGTCCTGCGTGCGATGGACGCCATTGAGCCCAAGAACGTCATCATTGGCCAGTACGGAAAGTCTCTTGATGGCAGCAAGCCCGCCTacaaggaggatgagaccGTTCCCCAGGATTCCCGCTGCCCCACCTTCTGCGCCATGGTCGCCTACATCAAGAACGAGAGGTGGGACGGTGTTCCCTTCATCATGAAGGCTGGCAAGG CCTTGAACGAGCAGAAGACCGAGATTCGCATCCAGTTCCGTGACGTTACCTCCGGAATCTTCAAGGACATCCCCCGTAACGAGCTCGTTATCCGCGTCCAGCCCAACGAGTCCGTGTACATCAAGATGAACTCCAAGCTGCCTGGCCTGTCCATGCAGACGGTTGTGACTGAGCTCGACCTCACCTACCGCCGCCGCTTCTCCGACCTCAAGATCCCCGAGGCCTACGAGTCTCTGATCCTGGATGCTCTGAAGGGCGACCACTCCAACTTCGTCCGTGACGATGAGCTGGATGCCAGCTGGAGGATCTTCACCCCTCTCTTGCACTACCTGGATGACAACAAGGAGATCATCCCCATGGAATACCCCTACG GCTCCCGCGGACCCGCTGTCCTTGATGACTTCACCGCGTCCTTCGGCTACAAGTTCAGCGATGCTGCTGGCTACCAGTGGCCCTTGacttccacccccaaccgCCTGTAG